TAGTCGTAAAGTTTGTGTGGTTTAATTTCAAAAGCTAATTATTAACAAAACGGtcttatttttgacttcttcaATTTGGACTTTGCTTTAAACTTGATAAATTTAATGCCGCACTTTCTAGAGCGTaatacacctaaaatcttactTTTCAACGAATGTTGTTCACCATAATTGGGAATAACTGCTGGACTGTTGTTTAGATTATTTGTAAGGCTGGTATTGTGGAGACTGGTATTGTGGAGACTGGTATTGTTGAGGCTGCTTTCTTCATGGGCAATATCACTGTTATTTACAGCGCCATTTGCTATAGTTGCCGAAAGTGTTGTCGATTCAGATATATTACTAACTGAACCATTTAATGGGTTACGCGTTTTTACATTCAGTTCTTGTTTTAAGTCTACAAGGAAAGGAATTGGAGTAATTAACAAAGAAGTTGGGCGCACATATTTACGGGTTAGTAACTTTTGCAACAATTTTACCTCTTGTTTCATCCATAAGTCTCTGTAGCTTTTCCTGTAGCATTTCCTTTTCATCCACTTCCATTTCAAGTAgagcatttttttcatatgctTTATCTAACATTCTTTCAAAATCTGCAATGCTTTCATTGAGTATGCGATGTGCTCGCTCTAAATCATCATTTTTCTGTTCCAATTGTCGCAGGTACACTTTGAGAGAATCGCGCTCGGTTTTCAAATTTTCCATTTGTCGTTCTGTATTGGCTAATTCAATGCCATGAGATTGTAGTTTGagctaaaatatacaaatatttgattaaaccaatttaaacaatttttcgaATAAATACCTTCAATGATTCATTTTCTTTCTCTAATGAGGAAAGTGTAAAGCTGAGATCTTTGATTATACTCTGTTTTTGATCAAGTGTAGCATCCATTTCTGCTTCCATTTGTCGCGATTGTTCCACATATTCATCATATTCTTGCTTCACATCTGTCCATCTAAACAATTACAAACACGTTATACATGATATTCTACTGCACTAATTATTctactaataaaataaaaacttactcTTTGTGATAGAGTTTAGCACGTTCTTTCCAATACCGACATTCATCCTCAACACTGTTAAACATTGGTGGTGATTCCATTGCGCtgtttgccaaaaaaatatgagttttgaatatatttactcaGAAAGTCAATATAGAACTCCCTACGTCTTCCTTTATGTGAATATACACTCTTAAATGCTTTTAATCTTTATGTAGCAATAAAATCCTGCTTTTCCACGATTTTCCTTGTTATgctttttattcacaatttttccacacaaaaaattgttaaagctTTGGTCGTTCCGCTAAGTAAAAAGTAAACACgattctgaaaataaaataatttgcggaaaatcaatttgaaaacaAGTGTGCGAAACTGATTTTGGTACTTTAGTtgcctttattttttttttcatattcgaTATAATGACGCCGTCGACTCAGCCGACGCCACCGAAACATCAAAAGCAACAACTGCGGAAGAGTTCGAAACGACGAAGGTTAGAAGCCAATGAAATCATCGTTCAGATTTTCAAAACAGGTTTTATCACATCTAACTAACATAATTTCTTTCTACTGGTATGAAAATTAAAACTCTATTGTAACACTTACATTTTGAAAACAGTTTTATAAAATTCAGATGCCTTGTCTCGGAAAGTATGGGAAATAAATGTGAGACAAAATTCGTTAAAAGTTGTGTTTgcaataaaataccaaaactgTAATATAGCATTGCCAGTTCTCAAAAAACAATGTTGCTCGATTATTGTTGTTTCCACTCACAGGCTTGCACTTATGTGTATCATTTGCACACTATCCATTCAACAGGGTTGTCTCACACATAACTAAAAACAGTTGCAAATGTTTAATTTGCCAGTTCACACACGGACTCTTTTGTCACTCAAGCCGAGGGTCGATTGAGAATCGCGGCAGAAAAGTTGAAAAGACCGTGCTTCTCGTGCTTGGCTGACACGCTTTGTGTTATTGTTAGTAACAGTTCATGGTTGCAATAGCGTGAATTTTGATATCCATTTTTTGTCAATCGTATGTATGGTATAAtaggaatattaaaaaaaaaaaaaatggcaagaTAGTACCCACGTCATTTATGTTGACAAGCGTGATATTTGTCAAAACCTAACCATATTCTAGATTCTCAGCCAAAAAGTTCCTTCATAAATTCACTCATACACAAAACGACTTTTATGGTTGAAGATGATTTGTGACTCCTTCGCGatttgtacaaatatatgtCTGTGTCAAGTTTTCTGTCTAGATTTTACCAATCGTTAAGCTCATTATGTTATTCATCACATGATTTCATTTCAAACCCAAAGTAAACATGTTAACATAAAAACAGAGGACACACAATTTCAAAAAGAAACGATTTTATTCTCGTAGACTTAGTTTATCCCAGAGTCATATGTCCTCCAAAGGACTAACTGTGCGGAAATATCGTAATCTCTATTTCTACTGTGTAAACATAGTATAAAAGCCAAATACGAAATTGTTCCACTGTGGTACAACTCTGTAAAAGTCATTTCGCTACATTTGGGAGGATTCCGCATAGCTCtcgaaaatattgtaaaaaattggtaaatagGAAGTTTATTATCAAGTTATTATCTTTATGTTGTCAAAGAATACATAAAGGAATCAAATTTGTTGAAAGCCGCCGGTTAAATCATTTGTATTGAACGATAATAACAAATGCAAATTTCACAATTCACGGACGGGTATAGAAATATAAGGAATAGAAAAACAATTTGGCAAACAAAGAAATGGGGATAACGTTGAAAGGAGAAGTGGCGAAGAGAAGATAAAAAGGGAAAGCAACAAAAGCGGTGAACACGGTTTTCATTGCATTGCAtggaaaatgcaaatataaatgaaGCGAAATTGAAATCGGCATAGCCAAGTGTTCGTAAACCTCAGTAGTTGTCTATTTAATGCGAATAGGGTTCGGAAGGGGTAGGTAATGGTGATTTAAACGTCGCATTTAAAGAACAATTTCTAAGGTGCAGGGAAGAACGTTCAGCTTGATTTTTGCCGCTTTGAAaaaagtatacataaatataatttattttttacaatccAATATAATTAAACCACTTGTGCCATATTCGCTTCAAATTAACATCGTAAACTCTATATTACCAAGCAAATAATCTAAATGTACCATGTTTATATGTTATATAGTTGCAGCGAACAAAGAAGTGCTCACAGAGGGACCTAAACAATTAATGAATTAATGCATTGAATCAAGTAGTCggaaagcaaaagaaaataacaaaaaagaatataGATCAGTGATCGAAATATTCGGGGATTTCTGCAGTTTACACCTGAactcattaaatttaaagttcaGTGAATATCTTCTGTCGCTGATACTATGGCTGATCCTGAGAAGCAGAGCTTGATTAACAATGAGGAGACCAATAATACGTACTCTACAGGGCAGCCTAGTGCTGTAGTAGGCAGTGTTGGGGGCGGAGAAGCAGGTGCGGCTGTTATTGCAGGAGCAAATCCGACTGAAGGTAATAAGTTCAAATCTAACACACAATTATGAATCTAACGTGCTATTAAGTTCATTAAACCCGGCACTGTCGCATGGGAAGCATTTGATGCTGCACACATCCACAATTGCTAAAATGAACTGCAGCAATGCAGCAACCACAATGCAGTAATAGAAACCGTATAAgtgtatttaataaaagtagGGGCGTGGGTGCTTTGCAGATCTTTTACAGTTTTTGCGATTGCATGAAGTGGTTAAAAGTATATATTAATCTcttgtaaaacatatgtacatatgtatatcacagATTACCACAGCACTCCAGTGTAAAGAGTAtaactataaaatatgtaattgttttgaaaacttattATCTGTGAGAAAACACTTCATTTTAGCAGCATTCGAATTCGATGTGTGgttgtgatttttatttcccATTGTATTTACCCACATATAACTTTCCTGTACCCCTTCCTAAAGCGGGATGACTCACACGTCATGGCTTGTGGAGAAACAGCTGTTGTCTTGCGATATATTATCAAATTATTtagcttatatatacatatgtacatatgtaatccTTATCCCTgcagcatgtatgtatataaacccGGACGGTTCATCTGTTATTGTTGGTTGTATAAGAACTAAAGCATCATATAATATGTTATTATGTGTTTGcgcatatttataataatacacATTTCATAATGCGTATGTAATTGTGAACGCAAGTTGAAAGAAACCCGCTCTTTGAAGCACAAGATAGTGTATCACTTAGCATTGACATAGATCTCTATCTGTCTGCCAGCTAGATTTTAGTGAAGAAGAATCATTCATTTAATGCAATCTGTTTAGATTCGCACACTCATCCTCTTTTATTTTTGCGGTTTGAATTT
This genomic stretch from Bactrocera dorsalis isolate Fly_Bdor chromosome 5, ASM2337382v1, whole genome shotgun sequence harbors:
- the LOC105231294 gene encoding nuclear distribution protein nudE homolog isoform X2, yielding MESPPMFNSVEDECRYWKERAKLYHKEWTDVKQEYDEYVEQSRQMEAEMDATLDQKQSIIKDLSFTLSSLEKENESLKLKLQSHGIELANTERQMENLKTERDSLKVYLRQLEQKNDDLERAHRILNESIADFERMLDKAYEKNALLEMEVDEKEMLQEKLQRLMDETRDLKQELNVKTRNPLNGSVSNISESTTLSATIANGAVNNSDIAHEESSLNNTSLHNTSLHNTSLTNNLNNSPAVIPNYGEQHSLKNSTNLLNGNAMTPSSRTSALNIVADMLRKLNLDKALLCPLCERFRCICDRSVRAAADSTSSCASTPTTDNVGRHRRSVTNTFGSNNSMDTNATVTSTNTSYTDSDADVPEVSLRRIASRSNSSLNFGTNIFKRFADRMSGGNSISPSSTKPPMRTLNKNISK
- the LOC105231294 gene encoding nuclear distribution protein nudE homolog isoform X1; protein product: MESPPMFNSVEDECRYWKERAKLYHKEWTDVKQEYDEYVEQSRQMEAEMDATLDQKQSIIKDLSFTLSSLEKENESLKLKLQSHGIELANTERQMENLKTERDSLKVYLRQLEQKNDDLERAHRILNESIADFERMLDKAYEKNALLEMEVDEKEMLQEKLQRLMDETRDLKQELNVKTRNPLNGSVSNISESTTLSATIANGAVNNSDIAHEESSLNNTSLHNTSLHNTSLTNNLNNSPAVIPNYGEQHSLKKNPFSDSTNLLNGNAMTPSSRTSALNIVADMLRKLNLDKALLCPLCERFRCICDRSVRAAADSTSSCASTPTTDNVGRHRRSVTNTFGSNNSMDTNATVTSTNTSYTDSDADVPEVSLRRIASRSNSSLNFGTNIFKRFADRMSGGNSISPSSTKPPMRTLNKNISK